In the Burkholderia glumae LMG 2196 = ATCC 33617 genome, one interval contains:
- a CDS encoding non-ribosomal peptide synthetase, whose product MTDNTPTARPDALRLATQYAALPEDKRALFRARARSQGIDTSALPAVPLAPRPARFPLLPAQERLWFLWCLDPNHAGYHLTQTLRLSGRFDAAALRRAFGALLARHEALRLRFEAGDGVPMQVPGPVPAEADGAAGGAFTLRQVGRDPAALAAALHGFACAPFDLSGGLPIRVGVFEVAPDQRVLQIVVHHIVADAWSMELLLRDLLAFYRGQTPAPLPLQFADVAMWRREWLAADELDAQLAHWRAVLDGAPGAITLPRDLPPRPQRSHDGGTVRRTLDAPLAGRLRAIAREQGTTPFTLLLAAYGVLLGRYAAQRTVLIGVPSAGRERRETEALVGFFVNTLIVRADLDGAQRFDALLRALHARVLDAQAHREVPFARLVEALAVERDLDSSPLFQVMFDLAVDQARGPLALPDGLLAEPLGDAAVTARFDLALNGRDRGAGGGVELALTYARDRFVEASVARLLDDYTALLAQIAADPARRVADLAAPRAREAARREIARAPFQPAHRRIAERAARCPARVALRCEGAELGYGELDGWAARIGAALRGDGLAPGERVGLLLNRSLALPAALLGVWHAGGAFVPLDPEYPPARLRAMIADAGVRRVIVDDGTRARWPDLLAPLRAIDAWQPRAEPAAHWPGASGGPAAPLHPEALAYVIYTSGSTGTPKGVAISHGALALHLDDFLHDHRITETDVVLQSSTINFDVALHELLPALIAGARVVMRGPLAWELDTLNRTLIDERVTFARIPTALWQQWRIALPAPEALALRQITVGGEGLPGDALAKWLDGPLARVAIDNLYGPTETTVAALHHPVGPADAASAIVAIGRCYPSRHAYVADLDGNRAPDGALGELCIGGATLAHGYLGRPELTAERFVPDPTGAPGSRVYRSGDLCRARPDGTIDFLGRLDQQIKLRGHRIELGEIETALRRAAGVREGVVDLRGAGERKRLVAYFTGTAAPEAVREALAATLPASHVPSLCVALAALPTLPNGKLDRRALPEPDDTVAGRAVPPDGPLETTLLAIWQTVLGRRDFGVTDAFFALGGDSISSLRVIAQARAAGWIVSARQVFEHPSVRALARVAQRADAAPGEGAAAGPQDGPPDDPQDGPQDAPLVPMQQWFFEQFPDAPSRWNQSVLLTSAEPLEAAALRGAFAALLATHDALRVRFVRDPAGAAWTQTIAPPSASAALAEAAFESIDLRAAGSDAGAWRAALARQAERLHGSLDLAAGPLIRAAAMATPDGARLLIVAHHLVMDGVSWRILLDDLLSAYDAARAAPAGAPPALPRPATGWADWSRRLAAYARQPELLSELAWWQARLGTAPAAAPRAEGGQRHRAWALDAAATACLTDAGWRIDDVLLAALAHACAQVLPELPVIVELEGHGRGERVPGVDLSRTVGWFTTQYPLRIEARETAGATRRAIAAARAELPADGLHYNLLRYAGLASSRAALAALPATTVGFNYLGRFDERLGAGRFGFAAEDSGDGTLGRAARGPRHWLDLNGLIADGRLKVDWSAAERAVDEARLARLIAAFDAQVRALADAAARSAPGGEAAPAAPRGFGGLPAGAMPAAVAGANPAAEAAFAVWRERFYTEARLAPSPDPLRQPLNAAHAAVTLFCCYPGFGLTGEYRFLAAALQGVASVVALRAPGFALPDSTPADWPASFDALADAATRSVLDAQPRGPYRLLGWSFGGRLAFTVAARLRALGHEVDFVGLLDTAVRTADAHEAGPAADAGPAGARDALPGWLDAQPDGALLRPLFARAAEIDALHYRLRLDHALPRLDVPVTFWQASRDAVAGRDRDWRPYTSAGVTLLEADATHSGIVLHPAVHDELARRLRALAAPADRAASAARSHREAAAAAQIVRDDARQG is encoded by the coding sequence GTGACCGACAACACACCTACCGCGCGCCCCGACGCGCTGCGGCTCGCGACCCAATACGCGGCGCTGCCCGAAGACAAGCGCGCGCTGTTTCGCGCCCGCGCGCGCAGCCAGGGCATCGACACCTCGGCGCTGCCGGCCGTGCCGCTCGCGCCGCGCCCGGCGCGCTTTCCGCTGCTGCCGGCGCAGGAGCGGCTATGGTTCCTGTGGTGCCTCGATCCGAACCATGCCGGCTATCACCTGACGCAGACCCTGCGCCTGAGCGGCCGGTTCGACGCGGCGGCGCTGCGGCGCGCGTTCGGCGCGCTGCTGGCGCGCCACGAAGCGCTGCGGCTGCGCTTCGAGGCCGGCGACGGCGTGCCGATGCAGGTTCCCGGGCCGGTCCCGGCCGAAGCCGACGGCGCGGCCGGCGGCGCCTTCACGCTGCGCCAGGTCGGCCGCGATCCCGCCGCGCTCGCGGCGGCGCTGCACGGCTTCGCCTGCGCGCCGTTCGATCTGAGCGGCGGCCTGCCGATCCGCGTCGGCGTGTTCGAGGTGGCGCCGGACCAGCGCGTGCTGCAGATCGTGGTCCATCACATCGTCGCCGACGCGTGGTCGATGGAGCTGCTGCTGCGCGATCTGCTCGCGTTCTATCGCGGCCAGACGCCGGCGCCGCTGCCGCTGCAGTTCGCCGACGTCGCGATGTGGCGCCGCGAGTGGCTGGCCGCCGACGAACTCGACGCCCAGCTGGCGCACTGGCGCGCGGTGCTCGACGGCGCGCCGGGGGCGATCACGCTGCCGCGCGATCTGCCGCCGCGCCCGCAGCGCTCGCATGACGGCGGCACGGTGCGCCGCACGCTGGACGCGCCGCTCGCCGGGCGGCTGCGCGCGATCGCGCGCGAGCAGGGCACCACGCCGTTTACGCTGCTGCTGGCCGCCTATGGCGTGCTGCTCGGCCGCTACGCCGCGCAGCGCACGGTGCTGATCGGCGTGCCGTCGGCCGGGCGCGAGCGCCGCGAGACCGAGGCGCTGGTCGGCTTCTTCGTCAACACGCTGATCGTGCGCGCCGACCTGGACGGCGCGCAGCGCTTCGACGCGCTGCTGCGCGCGCTGCATGCGCGCGTGCTCGACGCGCAGGCGCACCGCGAGGTGCCGTTCGCGCGGCTCGTCGAGGCGCTCGCGGTGGAGCGCGACCTCGACAGCTCGCCGCTGTTCCAGGTGATGTTCGATCTGGCCGTCGATCAGGCGCGCGGGCCGCTGGCGCTGCCCGACGGGCTGCTGGCCGAGCCGCTCGGCGACGCCGCCGTGACCGCGCGCTTCGACCTCGCCCTGAACGGGCGCGACCGCGGCGCGGGCGGCGGCGTCGAGCTGGCGCTGACCTATGCGCGCGACCGCTTCGTCGAGGCCAGCGTGGCGCGCTTGCTCGACGACTACACGGCCTTGCTCGCGCAGATCGCGGCCGACCCGGCGCGGCGCGTGGCCGATCTGGCCGCGCCGCGCGCGCGCGAGGCGGCCCGCCGCGAGATCGCGCGCGCGCCGTTCCAGCCCGCGCACCGGCGCATCGCCGAGCGCGCGGCGCGCTGCCCGGCCCGCGTCGCGCTGCGCTGCGAGGGCGCCGAACTCGGCTACGGCGAGCTCGACGGCTGGGCCGCCCGGATCGGCGCGGCGCTGCGCGGCGACGGCCTGGCGCCCGGCGAGCGCGTCGGCCTGCTGCTGAACCGCTCGCTCGCGCTGCCGGCCGCGCTGCTCGGCGTCTGGCACGCGGGCGGCGCGTTCGTGCCGCTCGATCCCGAGTATCCGCCGGCACGGCTGCGTGCGATGATCGCCGACGCGGGCGTGAGGCGCGTGATCGTCGACGACGGCACGCGCGCGCGCTGGCCCGACCTGCTCGCGCCGCTGCGCGCGATCGATGCGTGGCAGCCGCGCGCCGAGCCCGCCGCGCACTGGCCCGGCGCCTCCGGCGGCCCGGCCGCGCCGCTCCATCCCGAGGCGCTGGCCTACGTGATCTACACCTCCGGCTCGACCGGCACGCCGAAGGGCGTGGCGATCTCGCACGGCGCGCTCGCGCTGCATCTCGACGATTTCCTGCACGACCACCGCATCACCGAGACCGACGTGGTGCTGCAATCGTCCACCATCAATTTCGACGTGGCGCTGCACGAGCTGCTGCCCGCGCTGATCGCGGGCGCCCGCGTGGTGATGCGCGGCCCGCTGGCCTGGGAGCTCGACACGCTGAACCGCACGCTGATCGACGAGCGCGTGACGTTCGCGCGGATTCCCACCGCTCTGTGGCAGCAGTGGCGCATCGCGCTGCCGGCGCCCGAGGCGCTGGCGCTGCGGCAGATCACGGTGGGCGGCGAGGGGCTGCCCGGCGACGCACTCGCGAAATGGCTCGACGGCCCGCTCGCGCGGGTCGCGATCGACAATCTCTACGGGCCGACCGAGACCACCGTGGCCGCGCTGCATCACCCGGTGGGGCCGGCCGACGCGGCCAGCGCGATCGTCGCGATCGGCCGCTGCTACCCGTCGCGGCACGCCTACGTGGCCGATCTGGACGGCAACCGCGCGCCCGACGGCGCGCTCGGCGAGCTCTGCATCGGCGGCGCGACGCTCGCGCACGGCTACCTGGGCCGCCCCGAGCTGACCGCCGAGCGTTTCGTGCCCGATCCGACCGGCGCGCCCGGCTCGCGCGTCTATCGCAGCGGCGACCTGTGCCGCGCGCGTCCGGACGGCACCATCGACTTTCTCGGCCGGCTCGACCAGCAGATCAAGCTGCGCGGCCACCGCATCGAGCTCGGCGAGATCGAGACGGCGCTGCGGCGCGCGGCCGGCGTGCGCGAGGGCGTGGTGGATCTGCGCGGCGCCGGCGAGCGCAAGCGGCTGGTGGCCTACTTCACCGGCACGGCCGCGCCCGAGGCGGTGCGCGAGGCGCTCGCGGCCACCCTGCCGGCCTCGCACGTGCCGTCGCTCTGCGTCGCGCTGGCCGCGCTGCCCACGCTGCCCAACGGCAAGCTCGACCGCCGCGCGCTGCCCGAGCCCGACGACACCGTCGCCGGCCGTGCGGTGCCGCCCGACGGCCCGCTCGAAACCACCTTGCTGGCGATCTGGCAGACCGTGCTGGGGCGCCGCGATTTCGGCGTGACCGATGCGTTCTTCGCGCTCGGCGGCGATTCGATCTCGAGCCTGCGGGTGATCGCGCAGGCTCGCGCGGCCGGCTGGATCGTCAGTGCGCGGCAGGTGTTCGAGCATCCGAGCGTGCGCGCGCTCGCACGCGTCGCGCAGCGCGCCGATGCGGCGCCGGGCGAGGGCGCCGCGGCCGGCCCGCAGGACGGCCCGCCCGATGACCCGCAGGACGGCCCGCAGGACGCGCCGCTCGTGCCGATGCAGCAGTGGTTCTTCGAGCAATTTCCCGACGCGCCCTCGCGCTGGAACCAGTCGGTGCTGCTGACGAGCGCCGAGCCGCTCGAGGCGGCCGCGCTGCGCGGCGCGTTCGCGGCGCTGCTCGCCACCCACGACGCGCTGCGCGTGCGCTTCGTCCGCGATCCGGCCGGCGCGGCCTGGACCCAGACGATCGCTCCCCCCTCGGCCTCGGCCGCGCTGGCCGAGGCCGCGTTCGAATCGATCGACCTGCGCGCAGCCGGCAGCGATGCCGGCGCGTGGCGCGCCGCGCTCGCGCGCCAGGCCGAGCGCCTGCACGGCAGCCTCGATCTGGCCGCCGGGCCGCTGATCCGCGCGGCGGCCATGGCGACGCCCGACGGCGCGCGACTGCTGATCGTGGCCCATCACCTGGTGATGGACGGCGTGTCGTGGCGGATCCTGCTCGACGATCTGCTGAGCGCCTACGATGCCGCGCGCGCCGCGCCGGCCGGGGCGCCGCCCGCGCTGCCGCGCCCGGCCACGGGCTGGGCCGACTGGTCGCGGCGGCTCGCGGCCTACGCGAGGCAGCCGGAGCTGCTGAGCGAGCTGGCCTGGTGGCAGGCGCGCCTGGGCACCGCGCCCGCGGCCGCGCCGCGCGCCGAGGGCGGCCAGCGGCATCGCGCCTGGGCGCTCGACGCCGCCGCCACCGCGTGCCTGACCGATGCCGGCTGGCGCATCGACGACGTGCTGCTCGCGGCGCTCGCGCATGCCTGCGCGCAGGTGCTGCCCGAGCTGCCGGTGATCGTCGAGCTGGAGGGCCATGGCCGCGGCGAGCGGGTGCCCGGCGTCGACCTGAGCCGCACGGTGGGCTGGTTCACGACGCAGTACCCGCTGCGCATCGAGGCGCGCGAGACCGCCGGCGCGACGCGGCGCGCGATCGCCGCGGCCCGCGCCGAGCTGCCGGCCGACGGGCTGCACTACAACCTGCTGCGCTACGCGGGCCTGGCCTCGTCGCGCGCGGCGCTGGCCGCGCTGCCGGCCACCACGGTCGGCTTCAACTACCTGGGCCGCTTCGACGAGCGGCTCGGCGCGGGCCGCTTCGGCTTCGCCGCCGAGGACAGCGGCGACGGCACGCTCGGCCGCGCCGCGCGCGGGCCGCGCCACTGGCTCGACCTGAACGGCCTGATCGCCGACGGCCGCCTCAAGGTGGACTGGAGCGCGGCCGAGCGTGCGGTGGACGAGGCCCGGCTCGCGCGCCTGATCGCCGCGTTCGACGCGCAGGTGCGCGCGCTGGCCGACGCGGCCGCGCGCAGCGCGCCGGGCGGGGAGGCGGCGCCGGCCGCGCCGCGCGGCTTCGGCGGGCTGCCCGCCGGCGCCATGCCGGCCGCCGTGGCGGGCGCGAACCCGGCGGCCGAGGCCGCGTTCGCGGTCTGGCGCGAGCGCTTCTACACCGAGGCGCGGCTCGCGCCGTCGCCCGATCCGCTGCGCCAGCCGCTCAACGCGGCGCATGCGGCCGTCACGCTGTTCTGCTGCTATCCCGGCTTCGGCCTGACCGGCGAATACCGCTTCCTCGCGGCCGCGCTGCAGGGCGTCGCCTCGGTGGTCGCGCTGCGCGCGCCCGGCTTCGCGCTGCCCGACTCGACGCCGGCCGACTGGCCCGCCTCGTTCGACGCGCTCGCCGATGCCGCTACGCGCAGCGTGCTCGACGCGCAGCCGCGCGGCCCCTACCGGCTGCTCGGCTGGTCGTTCGGCGGCCGGCTCGCGTTCACGGTGGCGGCCCGGCTGCGCGCGCTCGGTCACGAGGTCGACTTCGTCGGCCTGCTCGACACCGCGGTGCGCACCGCCGACGCGCACGAGGCCGGGCCCGCTGCCGACGCCGGCCCGGCCGGCGCGCGCGACGCGCTGCCGGGCTGGCTCGACGCCCAGCCCGACGGCGCGCTGCTGCGGCCCCTGTTCGCCCGCGCCGCCGAGATCGACGCGCTGCATTACCGGCTGCGGCTCGACCACGCGCTGCCGCGCCTCGACGTGCCGGTCACCTTCTGGCAGGCCTCGCGCGACGCCGTGGCCGGCCGCGACCGCGACTGGCGGCCCTACACGAGCGCGGGCGTGACGCTGTTGGAGGCCGACGCGACGCACAGCGGAATCGTGCTGCATCCGGCCGTGCACGACGAGCTGGCGCGCCGCCTGCGCGCGCTCGCGGCGCCGGCGGACCGTGCCGCGAGCGCCGCGCGATCGCACCGGGAGGCGGCCGCCGCGGCGCAAATCGTTCGCGACGACGCGCGGCAGGGCTGA